One stretch of Niallia sp. XMNu-256 DNA includes these proteins:
- a CDS encoding TlpA disulfide reductase family protein, producing MVKKVIATFLFLVLIAVVVVQAMEPGKQKDTLPGLAIGEKAPDFELKTLSGETVKLSDYRGKKVLINFWATWCPPCKEEMPDMEKFYQENREDVVILAVNIDPQFNVKQFVSDMGVTFPILLDEKDEVNFQYQVLTIPTTYFIDQEGIIRYKYLTAMTQDLMKEYTDNM from the coding sequence ATGGTTAAAAAAGTGATCGCAACTTTTTTGTTTCTCGTTTTAATTGCGGTCGTTGTCGTACAAGCGATGGAACCAGGGAAACAAAAGGATACCCTTCCTGGTTTAGCCATAGGTGAAAAAGCTCCTGATTTTGAATTAAAGACGTTATCTGGTGAAACCGTAAAGCTCTCTGATTATCGAGGAAAAAAAGTTTTGATTAATTTTTGGGCAACATGGTGTCCACCATGTAAAGAAGAAATGCCAGACATGGAGAAGTTTTATCAAGAAAACCGAGAAGATGTAGTGATCTTAGCTGTTAATATTGATCCACAGTTTAATGTAAAACAATTTGTCTCTGATATGGGAGTTACTTTCCCAATCTTGCTGGATGAGAAAGATGAAGTCAATTTCCAATATCAAGTGTTAACCATTCCCACTACTTACTTTATAGATCAAGAGGGAATCATCCGATATAAATACTTAACAGCCATGACACAAGATCTTATGAAAGAATATACGGATAATATGTAG
- a CDS encoding FbpB family small basic protein, with amino-acid sequence MRKPRKRSFTELVNENKLQLMRDEKAIEKIEERLEKKHLSKAE; translated from the coding sequence ATGAGAAAACCTAGAAAACGTTCTTTCACAGAATTAGTTAATGAGAATAAGCTTCAATTAATGCGTGATGAAAAAGCGATTGAAAAAATTGAAGAACGCTTAGAAAAGAAGCATTTAAGCAAAGCTGAATAA
- a CDS encoding acid-soluble spore protein N yields MGNPKKDSKHFVPSHIGTKSRSFGGNKGKQMQDNSGQHAQVMQTKGE; encoded by the coding sequence ATGGGAAACCCAAAAAAAGATAGCAAACACTTTGTGCCAAGTCATATTGGGACAAAGTCAAGAAGTTTTGGCGGGAATAAAGGAAAACAAATGCAAGATAATTCTGGACAACATGCCCAAGTTATGCAAACAAAGGGCGAATAA
- a CDS encoding YkuS family protein: MQKIAVEGSLTNVQQALREKGYDVVELNSGANLQNFDCCVVSGLDTDVMGMQDALTNGSVIEASGLSADEIVQRIESKKK; the protein is encoded by the coding sequence ATGCAAAAAATTGCTGTAGAAGGTTCTTTAACAAATGTTCAACAAGCTTTACGTGAAAAAGGATATGATGTGGTTGAACTTAATAGTGGAGCAAATCTTCAAAACTTTGATTGTTGTGTAGTTTCCGGCTTAGATACAGATGTTATGGGTATGCAAGATGCCTTAACGAACGGTTCGGTTATCGAGGCTAGTGGACTTTCAGCTGATGAAATCGTACAGCGAATTGAAAGTAAAAAGAAGTAG
- the tlp gene encoding small acid-soluble spore protein Tlp, whose protein sequence is MAYNNRPNPDDRSDNVEKLQEMIVNTDDNIRKAEQTMQNLSGEDRARVEAKNERRRESIEAMRAEIKDENRAH, encoded by the coding sequence ATGGCTTATAATAACAGACCTAACCCAGATGATCGAAGTGATAATGTAGAGAAATTACAAGAGATGATTGTGAATACGGACGATAATATCCGTAAGGCTGAACAAACAATGCAAAATTTAAGTGGTGAAGATCGAGCTCGAGTGGAAGCAAAAAATGAGCGCCGTCGTGAAAGTATCGAAGCGATGCGTGCTGAAATTAAAGACGAAAATCGTGCACACTAA